The Acidobacteriota bacterium genome includes the window TTTCCGCGCGCCGCGGAGGCTCGACGGCCTGCGATGGCCAGCAGTGCCGAGGCCTGAGCCAATTCCGACTAGGAACCTACCCCGAGAGCGCCTCCTCTTGTGCCCTCCTAGGGCGTTATGACATTCTGTGATTTCCGAGTGCTCCCCTGGACCTGCTCGGTAGCAAAGATCCAGCAGCCGCTGGAGGCTATCAGCCTTCCGCCGCCGCTGGAGCCAGGCCCAGTCGGAGACCAATCCTTACGATGCCGTCCAAGTCCGCCCTCCCATCCGACGTCTCCCCCCTGACCCTCAACCGTCTCTGTCTCTACCTGCGAGCCCTTCGCCGGCTGCACGAAGACGGGGTCGAACGCATTTCCTCGAAGGACCTGGCCCGGCGCTTCAACCTCTCCGCGGCGCAGATTCGCAAAGACCTGGCGCAATTCGGCGGCTTCGGCATCCGCGGCGTCGGCTATGACGTCGAACCTCTGATCAGCCGGCTGACGGCGATCCTGCGGCTCGACCGCCGGCATCCCATCATCGTCGTCGGCATGGGGAATCTAGGGAGCGCCCTGGCCTGCTATTTGGGCTTCAACCACGGAGCCTTTGACGTCGTCGGAGGGGTCGACAACGATCCCCGGCGAGTGGGCAGCCTGGTGGGGGACCTGGAGGTGCGGCACACCGACGAGCTGGCCCAGCTGGTGCGGGAAACCCAGGCGGAGCTGGGAGTGCTGGCGGTGCCCGCTTCGGCGGCCCAAGAGAACTATGATCTGTTGGTGGCGGCAGGGGTGCGGG containing:
- a CDS encoding redox-sensing transcriptional repressor Rex, whose amino-acid sequence is MPSKSALPSDVSPLTLNRLCLYLRALRRLHEDGVERISSKDLARRFNLSAAQIRKDLAQFGGFGIRGVGYDVEPLISRLTAILRLDRRHPIIVVGMGNLGSALACYLGFNHGAFDVVGGVDNDPRRVGSLVGDLEVRHTDELAQLVRETQAELGVLAVPASAAQENYDLLVAAGVRGVLNFSPAHVNPTPQVPLKDVDLRVHLEELAYFLPPTLAGSAEDDVSEEGTSEAGAPEAGVSGSD